From Alienimonas californiensis, a single genomic window includes:
- a CDS encoding peptidylprolyl isomerase: MAKNYSAEVEKHTANFDPSKQYRVTLKTNAGTIRLDLRPDKAPGHCKNMVGLAKAGFYDGCIFHRVIDGFMIQGGDPTGTGTGGPGYQIDAEFNDLPHESGVLSMARSQDPNSAGSQFFICLPGNTSFLNGQYTAFGKVADEESLEVVKKIGSTETNPGDRPRDEQTIEKATAEVIG; the protein is encoded by the coding sequence GTGGCCAAGAACTACTCCGCCGAAGTCGAAAAGCACACCGCGAACTTCGATCCGTCCAAGCAGTACCGCGTGACCCTCAAGACGAACGCCGGCACGATCCGCCTCGACCTGCGGCCGGACAAGGCCCCCGGCCACTGCAAGAATATGGTCGGCCTGGCGAAGGCCGGGTTCTACGACGGCTGCATCTTTCACCGGGTCATCGACGGCTTCATGATTCAGGGCGGCGACCCCACCGGCACCGGCACCGGCGGCCCCGGCTACCAGATCGACGCGGAATTCAACGATCTCCCGCACGAGTCCGGCGTCCTCAGCATGGCCCGCAGCCAGGACCCCAACAGCGCCGGCAGCCAGTTCTTCATCTGCCTGCCCGGCAACACCAGCTTCCTGAACGGCCAGTACACCGCCTTCGGCAAAGTCGCCGACGAGGAGAGCCTGGAAGTCGTTAAGAAGATCGGCTCCACCGAGACCAACCCCGGCGACCGCCCGCGGGACGAGCAGACGATCGAAAAAGCGACCGCCGAAGTGATCGGCTGA
- a CDS encoding MOSC domain-containing protein — MQTVPDLLASIPQVGRLEWIGLSPARRQPLIEPDEAVCRVGTGLDGDHHSLGGAGKRQVTLIQAEHLPAIAATLTPLPDGSARTVTPATLRRNLCVAGFPLTAVKDRRFRVGEVLLEGTGLCHPCSRMEETFGPGGYNAVRGHGGITARVLEEGTLRIGDAIAAA; from the coding sequence GTGCAGACAGTACCCGATCTGCTCGCCTCGATCCCGCAGGTCGGCCGGCTGGAGTGGATCGGCCTGTCGCCCGCCCGCCGGCAGCCGCTAATCGAACCGGACGAAGCGGTCTGCCGCGTGGGCACCGGCCTCGACGGCGATCACCACAGCCTCGGCGGCGCCGGCAAGCGGCAAGTCACGCTGATTCAGGCCGAACACCTGCCGGCGATCGCGGCGACGCTGACCCCGCTGCCGGACGGCTCCGCCCGAACCGTCACCCCGGCGACGCTGCGGCGGAACCTGTGCGTCGCGGGCTTCCCGTTGACCGCGGTGAAGGACCGGCGGTTCCGCGTTGGCGAAGTGCTGTTGGAGGGCACCGGGCTATGCCACCCGTGCAGTCGGATGGAAGAGACCTTCGGCCCCGGCGGCTACAACGCCGTACGCGGGCACGGCGGGATCACCGCCCGGGTGCTGGAAGAGGGCACGCTGCGAATTGGCGACGCCATCGCCGCCGCCTGA
- a CDS encoding Bax inhibitor-1/YccA family protein has protein sequence MSFGGAADDYELSSGYGFAADAIASERAGFIRRTYAHLLTAILIFCGIEGLFLTVEPIRNALLALIGGNWWIALILFMGASWIAQKWAHSDASSPGKQYLGLALYVVAEALIFVPLLTYASLIDGNIIPMAGLITAVIFGGLTAAVFVSGADFSFLRGALSIGMFAALGLIVAGLLFGFSLGLWFSVGMIVLLSGYILYDTSNVLHHYHTNQHVAASLALFASVATLFFYVVRLLSIMSDD, from the coding sequence ATGAGCTTCGGCGGCGCCGCTGACGATTACGAACTGTCCTCCGGCTACGGCTTCGCGGCCGACGCCATCGCCTCGGAACGAGCCGGCTTTATCCGGCGGACCTACGCCCACCTGCTGACCGCGATCCTGATCTTCTGCGGCATCGAGGGGCTGTTCCTGACCGTCGAACCGATTAGGAACGCCCTGCTGGCCCTGATCGGCGGGAACTGGTGGATCGCGCTGATCCTGTTCATGGGCGCCTCCTGGATCGCCCAGAAGTGGGCCCACTCGGACGCCTCCTCCCCCGGCAAGCAGTACCTCGGCCTGGCCCTGTACGTCGTCGCCGAGGCCCTGATCTTCGTGCCGCTGCTGACCTACGCCTCGCTGATCGACGGAAACATCATTCCGATGGCCGGGTTGATCACCGCGGTGATCTTCGGCGGGCTGACGGCCGCGGTGTTCGTCTCCGGGGCGGACTTCTCATTCCTGCGGGGCGCCCTGTCGATCGGGATGTTCGCCGCGCTCGGGCTGATCGTCGCCGGGCTGCTGTTCGGGTTCAGCCTCGGGTTGTGGTTCAGCGTGGGGATGATCGTGCTGCTGAGCGGCTACATCCTCTACGACACCTCGAACGTCCTGCACCACTACCACACGAACCAGCACGTCGCCGCCAGCTTGGCCCTGTTCGCCAGCGTCGCGACCCTGTTCTTCTACGTCGTCCGCCTGCTGAGTATCATGTCGGACGATTAG
- the mch gene encoding methenyltetrahydromethanopterin cyclohydrolase: MAKRNKQSASSGRKTPAPKASAGGSSPGGLLNRRAARLADFVLKRLDELGVDLLRLSTGTTVLDFGAQAAGGLEAGRVLARLSAADLLDVTVDPGTLAGRPWPTVNVRTDDPVSACLRCQYAGRKVQLAEPGGGEYFAMASGPLRVAAGGEELIAKLGGVEEARRVVGVLETRRIPPPNVVAHLADSCSVAPDKLVLCMAPTASLAGTVQIAARSVETALHKLDALGFDVTRVRSGVGSAPLAPAGGDDVAALGRTNDSILYGSRVVLWIDAEGQELAGLVNKVPSESSAQHGRPFAELLSEAGGNFYDLDPHLFSPAQITLISLRDGAAVSAGSVREDLLERSFFGENR, from the coding sequence TTGGCGAAACGCAACAAACAGTCCGCGAGCTCCGGCCGCAAGACCCCCGCCCCCAAAGCCAGCGCCGGCGGCAGTTCCCCCGGCGGATTGCTGAACCGGCGGGCCGCCCGGCTGGCAGATTTCGTCCTGAAACGGCTGGACGAACTCGGCGTCGACCTGCTGCGGCTCTCCACGGGCACCACGGTGCTCGATTTCGGCGCCCAGGCCGCCGGCGGGCTGGAGGCGGGCCGCGTACTGGCCCGGCTCTCCGCCGCCGACCTGCTGGACGTGACCGTCGACCCGGGCACGCTCGCCGGCCGCCCCTGGCCGACGGTCAACGTGCGGACGGACGACCCGGTCTCCGCCTGTCTTCGCTGCCAATACGCCGGCCGTAAGGTGCAACTCGCCGAGCCCGGCGGCGGCGAGTACTTCGCGATGGCCTCCGGCCCGCTGCGGGTCGCGGCCGGCGGGGAGGAGTTGATCGCCAAGCTCGGCGGGGTGGAGGAGGCCCGGCGGGTCGTCGGCGTTCTCGAAACCCGGCGGATCCCGCCGCCCAACGTCGTGGCGCATCTCGCGGATTCCTGCAGCGTGGCGCCGGACAAACTCGTCCTCTGCATGGCGCCCACCGCCAGCCTCGCCGGGACCGTGCAGATCGCCGCCCGCAGCGTGGAGACGGCCCTGCACAAGCTGGACGCCCTCGGCTTCGACGTGACCCGCGTCCGCAGCGGCGTCGGCTCCGCCCCGCTGGCCCCCGCCGGCGGCGACGACGTCGCGGCGCTGGGCCGCACCAACGATTCGATCCTCTACGGCAGCCGCGTCGTCCTCTGGATCGACGCCGAAGGGCAGGAACTCGCCGGGCTGGTGAACAAGGTCCCCTCGGAGTCCAGCGCCCAGCACGGCCGGCCGTTCGCCGAACTGCTGAGCGAGGCCGGCGGGAACTTCTACGATCTCGACCCGCACCTGTTCAGCCCCGCCCAGATCACGCTGATCAGCCTCCGCGACGGCGCCGCGGTCTCCGCCGGCAGCGTGCGGGAGGACCTGCTGGAACGCTCCTTCTTCGGAGAGAACCGATGA
- the leuB gene encoding 3-isopropylmalate dehydrogenase, translated as MHARIVLLPGDGIGPEIVAQAVRVLNAVADRFGHTFELTEQLIGGAAIDATGDPLPADSLAACKSADAILLGAVGGPKWDDPNASVRPEQGLLKIRKELGLFANLRPIKPLDALVDASPLKTHIVHGTDILFVRELTGGVYFGESGRRDGGKTAYQEMVYSEAEVERIVRLAAGLARGRDGRLTSVDKANVLEPSRLWRSVTSRVMKEEFPDVKLEHVLVDAMAMHLLVRPRDFDVVVTGNLFGDILTDEASMLPGSLGLLPSASLGVPRSEGGGPGLFEPIHGSAPDIAGTGKANPLATILCSAMLLRDGLGLPGEATAVERAVHDAVAAGVRTADIAAGGPSVTTVEATDAVLERI; from the coding sequence ATGCACGCCCGAATCGTCCTGCTCCCCGGTGACGGCATCGGGCCGGAAATCGTCGCCCAGGCGGTCCGCGTCCTGAACGCCGTCGCCGACCGATTCGGACACACCTTCGAACTGACGGAGCAACTGATCGGCGGGGCCGCGATCGACGCGACCGGCGATCCGCTGCCCGCGGACTCGCTGGCCGCCTGCAAATCGGCCGACGCGATTCTGCTGGGCGCCGTCGGCGGGCCGAAGTGGGACGACCCGAACGCCAGCGTCCGGCCGGAGCAGGGCTTGCTGAAGATCCGCAAGGAGCTGGGCCTGTTCGCCAACCTGCGGCCGATCAAGCCGCTGGACGCTCTCGTCGACGCTTCGCCGCTGAAGACGCACATCGTTCACGGCACGGACATCCTGTTCGTCCGCGAGCTGACCGGCGGCGTCTACTTCGGCGAGAGCGGCCGCCGGGACGGCGGCAAGACGGCCTATCAGGAGATGGTTTACTCGGAGGCGGAGGTCGAACGCATCGTCCGCCTCGCCGCCGGGCTGGCTCGGGGTCGCGACGGGCGGCTGACCAGCGTGGATAAGGCGAACGTGCTGGAACCCTCCCGGCTGTGGCGGAGCGTGACGAGCCGCGTGATGAAGGAAGAGTTCCCGGACGTGAAGCTGGAGCACGTGCTCGTCGACGCGATGGCGATGCACCTGCTGGTGCGGCCGCGGGACTTCGACGTGGTCGTCACCGGCAACCTGTTCGGCGACATCCTCACCGACGAGGCCAGCATGCTGCCCGGCTCGCTGGGCCTGCTGCCGAGCGCCTCGCTGGGCGTGCCGCGGAGCGAGGGCGGCGGGCCGGGGCTGTTCGAGCCGATCCACGGCAGCGCCCCGGACATCGCCGGCACCGGCAAGGCGAACCCGCTGGCGACGATCCTGTGCAGTGCGATGCTGCTCCGCGACGGCCTCGGCCTGCCGGGCGAGGCGACCGCCGTGGAGCGGGCCGTGCATGACGCCGTCGCCGCCGGCGTCCGCACCGCCGACATCGCCGCCGGCGGCCCGTCCGTCACCACCGTCGAAGCGACCGACGCGGTGCTGGAACGCATCTGA
- a CDS encoding inositol monophosphatase family protein, with product MTAPPPAEVAAALHEHLPAVFRWAGRVASRMRSFDIAVAGKVSGSSNTDALTLADLSVQELVVTALRDLDPRFRACRIEAEEATGPLEAFAEDSPLTLCLDPIDGTKQYRDRAGDGWAVMLNLRTDDAVHYSLTYVPDAGATGRWVECIGAGTGATVRCGEDNPTVPAGQALASLEPRPVPTPGATKKIYVIGFQHRDPAAAAAITAAGLEGVVADETPGSIYDLMASGVFAGSLIHSPNVYDYPAAAQIATAFGGGSVWCDTGEPVHYRELWMDDRADMLRLPRVVATANDPATLATLREVGRGWHPERYRDGEAL from the coding sequence ATGACGGCTCCGCCCCCCGCCGAAGTCGCTGCCGCCCTGCACGAGCATCTGCCCGCGGTCTTTCGCTGGGCCGGACGGGTGGCGTCGCGGATGCGGTCGTTCGACATCGCCGTCGCCGGGAAGGTCAGCGGTTCCAGTAATACGGACGCCCTGACCCTCGCCGACCTCTCGGTGCAGGAGTTGGTCGTCACGGCGCTGCGGGACCTGGACCCGCGGTTTCGCGCCTGCCGGATCGAGGCGGAGGAGGCGACCGGCCCGCTGGAAGCCTTCGCGGAGGACTCGCCGCTGACGCTCTGCCTCGACCCGATCGACGGGACGAAGCAGTACCGCGACCGCGCCGGCGACGGCTGGGCCGTGATGCTGAACCTGCGGACCGACGACGCGGTCCATTACTCCCTTACCTACGTCCCCGACGCCGGAGCGACCGGCCGCTGGGTCGAATGCATCGGCGCCGGCACCGGGGCGACGGTCCGCTGCGGAGAGGATAATCCGACTGTGCCGGCGGGGCAGGCGCTCGCCTCGCTGGAGCCGCGGCCGGTTCCGACGCCAGGGGCGACGAAGAAGATCTACGTCATCGGCTTCCAACACCGCGATCCGGCCGCCGCGGCGGCGATCACCGCCGCGGGGCTGGAGGGCGTCGTCGCCGACGAGACGCCGGGCAGCATCTACGACCTGATGGCCAGCGGCGTCTTCGCCGGGTCGCTAATTCACTCACCGAACGTCTACGACTACCCCGCCGCCGCCCAGATCGCGACGGCCTTCGGCGGCGGCAGCGTGTGGTGCGACACCGGCGAGCCGGTCCACTACCGCGAACTCTGGATGGACGACCGGGCCGACATGCTCCGCCTGCCCCGCGTCGTCGCCACCGCCAACGATCCGGCGACGCTGGCGACGCTCCGCGAGGTCGGCCGCGGGTGGCACCCAGAGCGGTATCGCGACGGCGAGGCCCTTTAG
- the hmpA gene encoding NO-inducible flavohemoprotein → MHSPDTIRIVKEITPAVAQHAEAITRRFYIRMFEGDPEVRRYFNQAHQHSGGQQRALAGAICAYFAHIDDLAALGPAVELIAQKHTSLGIKPEHYRIVGKHLLDAIGDVMGEAATPEVVAAVGEAYGVLADVFIQRERGIYEEQRTAPGGWNGARTFLVERTVEESDEVRSFLLKPEDGGALPEFLPGQYVTVFVDHPTTPTSPRNYSLSDRPGQDHLRISVKREGGAVHPTPEGLISNHLHAAVREGDRLELGPPCGVFTLDPKAVGDRPVVMLAGGIGITPLLSMAKAWVHHGVNAPLFFLHAARDSRTRAFADELAQLEAEGKNVRTRVRYDCPLDGDVTAENADQGFVDVPLLRDWAPYRDARFLFCGPKPFMQSVYADLKDLGVGDDRMDYEFFGPKQDIAAKLLNRSQAPAGIACPMHAGLT, encoded by the coding sequence ATGCACAGCCCCGACACCATTCGGATCGTCAAGGAAATCACGCCCGCCGTCGCGCAACACGCGGAGGCGATCACCCGCCGCTTCTACATCCGCATGTTCGAGGGCGACCCTGAGGTGCGGCGGTACTTCAACCAGGCCCACCAGCACTCCGGCGGCCAGCAGCGTGCGTTGGCGGGGGCGATCTGCGCCTACTTCGCGCACATCGACGATCTGGCGGCGCTGGGGCCGGCGGTGGAACTCATCGCGCAAAAGCACACGTCGCTGGGCATCAAGCCGGAGCACTACCGGATCGTCGGCAAGCACCTCCTCGATGCCATCGGGGATGTGATGGGCGAGGCCGCGACCCCGGAAGTCGTCGCGGCCGTGGGGGAAGCCTACGGCGTGCTGGCGGACGTCTTCATCCAGCGGGAACGGGGAATCTACGAGGAACAGCGGACGGCCCCCGGCGGCTGGAACGGCGCCCGCACCTTCCTGGTCGAGCGCACGGTCGAGGAGAGCGACGAGGTGCGGTCGTTCCTTCTCAAGCCGGAGGACGGCGGGGCGCTGCCGGAGTTCCTGCCGGGGCAGTACGTCACGGTGTTCGTCGATCATCCGACCACGCCGACCTCCCCGCGGAACTACAGCCTGTCGGACCGGCCGGGGCAGGATCATCTGCGGATCAGCGTGAAGCGGGAGGGCGGGGCCGTCCACCCGACGCCGGAGGGGTTGATCTCCAACCACCTGCACGCCGCGGTGCGGGAAGGGGATCGGCTGGAACTCGGCCCGCCGTGCGGCGTGTTCACGCTGGACCCGAAGGCAGTGGGCGATCGGCCGGTCGTCATGCTGGCGGGCGGGATCGGGATCACGCCGCTGCTCTCGATGGCCAAGGCGTGGGTGCATCACGGGGTGAACGCCCCGCTGTTCTTCCTGCACGCCGCCCGCGACAGCCGCACGCGGGCCTTCGCCGACGAACTGGCCCAGTTGGAGGCGGAGGGTAAAAACGTGCGGACCCGCGTCCGCTACGACTGCCCGCTGGACGGTGACGTCACGGCGGAGAACGCCGATCAGGGGTTCGTCGACGTCCCGCTGCTGCGCGACTGGGCGCCCTACCGGGACGCCCGGTTCCTCTTCTGCGGACCGAAGCCGTTCATGCAAAGCGTCTACGCCGACCTGAAGGACCTGGGCGTGGGCGACGACCGCATGGACTACGAGTTCTTCGGCCCGAAGCAGGACATCGCCGCCAAACTCCTCAACCGCAGTCAGGCCCCCGCGGGCATCGCCTGCCCGATGCACGCCGGGCTGACGTAA
- a CDS encoding Rrf2 family transcriptional regulator produces the protein MLSKTAEYALRAVAALAGQPDGPASADLLAEKTKVPRRYLHRVLQDLAAAGLVASRPGPGGGYSLAREPGRVSILDVVNAVSPIERIRACPLGLTSHTELCPLHAELDKAYAATEAAFAGVTVRELLDSASPVVPLCEGPAPSAPPSKTAPLPA, from the coding sequence ATGCTTTCCAAGACCGCCGAGTACGCCCTGCGGGCGGTCGCAGCCCTAGCCGGTCAGCCGGACGGACCAGCGTCCGCCGATTTGCTGGCGGAGAAGACCAAGGTTCCGCGGCGTTACCTCCACCGCGTGCTGCAGGATCTGGCCGCCGCCGGTTTGGTCGCGTCGCGGCCGGGTCCGGGCGGCGGCTACAGCCTGGCCCGCGAGCCGGGCCGCGTCTCGATTCTGGACGTGGTCAACGCGGTCTCGCCGATCGAACGGATCCGCGCCTGTCCGCTGGGGCTGACTTCGCACACGGAGCTCTGCCCGCTGCACGCCGAGTTGGATAAGGCCTACGCCGCAACCGAGGCGGCGTTTGCGGGGGTGACCGTGCGGGAACTGCTGGATTCCGCCAGCCCGGTGGTCCCGCTCTGTGAAGGCCCCGCACCGTCGGCTCCTCCCTCCAAGACGGCCCCGCTGCCGGCGTGA
- a CDS encoding aconitate hydratase — protein MPQPHSPFGTRQTFTAAGGSLDYYSLPKLADAGLCDLDSIPFSVRVLLESLLRNVDGFVVTEDDVAALGKYDAQNVNRTELPFKPGRVVLQDFTGVPAVVDLAALRSAMVRMGGDPAKINPLVPCDLVVDHSVQVDAFATRFALETNVEREFERNLERYELLHWAQKAFDNFRVVPPATGIVHQVNLEYLADVVLTKDGVAFPDSLVGTDSHTTMINGLGVVGWGVGGIEAEAVMLGQPIYMLTPEVVGFELTGTLPEGATATDLVLTVVQMLRAHGVVGKFVEFHGSALPTMSLADRATIANMAPEYGATMGFFPVDGETLNYLRRTGRPEALVDRVERYTKENGLFLGSNAPTPTYSSNLRLDIGTVVPCLAGPKRPQDRIPLTEMKSTWATALKETFSKDSTTIEHNPVGGWTEEGGQPAGQVGNHPLTSAERKTVEPAAGGTLEDVAAPAGSTVREAVVDPGFDGVEVSHEDEEFPLKHGSVVIAAITSCTNTSNPSVMVGAGLLARKARQRGLTRKPWVKTSLAPGSRVVTDYLDKSGLSEDLDSLGFQTVGYGCTTCIGNSGPLPAPISEAINKHDLVAAAVLSGNRNFEGRISPDVKANYLASPPLVVAYALAGTTDIDLTAEPLGEDSDGNPVFLSDLWPDPQEIRDTIASSSSPDDYRDQYAKATEGPEEWRSIQSPDGQIYDWDEDSTYIQEPPFFVDMPETPADTSSINGARCLVKVGDSVTTDHISPAGAIKPSSPAGKYLQEHGVDVREFNSYGSRRGNDRVMTRGTFANIRLRNEMAPGTEGSVTTHLPTGEQTSIYEASRRYIEASTPLIVLAGKEYGTGSSRDWAAKGTNLLGVKAVIAESYERIHRSNLVGMGVLPLQYREGESAEALGLTGRESFDIHLEAELKPGQPVEVIARGENGEETMFTVACRIDTPVEVQYHRHGGILHYVLRQLASA, from the coding sequence ATGCCCCAGCCGCACAGTCCCTTCGGCACCCGCCAGACCTTCACCGCCGCCGGCGGGTCGTTGGACTACTACAGCCTGCCCAAGCTCGCGGACGCCGGGCTGTGCGATCTCGATTCGATCCCGTTCAGCGTCCGCGTGCTGCTGGAAAGCCTGCTCCGCAACGTGGACGGCTTCGTCGTGACCGAGGACGACGTCGCCGCGCTCGGCAAGTACGACGCCCAGAACGTCAATCGGACCGAACTGCCCTTCAAGCCGGGCCGCGTCGTGTTGCAGGACTTCACCGGCGTGCCGGCGGTGGTGGATTTGGCGGCTCTCCGCAGCGCGATGGTGCGGATGGGCGGCGACCCGGCGAAGATCAACCCGCTGGTCCCCTGCGATCTGGTTGTCGACCACAGCGTGCAAGTGGACGCCTTCGCCACGCGGTTCGCCCTCGAGACGAACGTGGAGCGGGAGTTCGAGCGGAACCTCGAGCGCTACGAACTGCTTCACTGGGCCCAGAAGGCGTTCGACAACTTCCGCGTCGTACCGCCGGCGACCGGTATCGTGCACCAGGTGAACCTGGAGTACCTCGCCGACGTGGTGCTGACGAAAGACGGCGTCGCCTTCCCGGACAGCCTCGTCGGCACCGACAGCCACACCACGATGATCAACGGCCTGGGCGTGGTCGGCTGGGGCGTGGGCGGGATCGAGGCCGAGGCCGTCATGCTCGGCCAGCCGATCTACATGCTCACCCCGGAGGTCGTCGGCTTCGAGCTGACCGGCACGCTGCCGGAGGGAGCCACCGCGACGGACCTCGTGCTGACCGTCGTGCAGATGCTCCGTGCGCACGGCGTGGTCGGGAAGTTCGTGGAGTTCCACGGCTCCGCCCTGCCGACCATGAGCCTCGCCGACCGGGCCACGATCGCCAACATGGCGCCCGAATACGGCGCCACGATGGGCTTCTTCCCCGTCGACGGCGAGACGCTGAACTACCTCCGCCGCACCGGCCGCCCGGAGGCGCTGGTGGACCGGGTGGAGCGGTACACGAAGGAGAACGGGCTGTTCCTCGGCTCGAACGCCCCGACGCCGACCTATTCCAGCAACCTCCGCCTGGACATCGGCACGGTCGTGCCCTGCCTCGCCGGGCCGAAGCGGCCGCAGGACCGCATCCCGCTGACCGAGATGAAGTCCACCTGGGCGACGGCGCTGAAGGAGACCTTCTCCAAAGACTCCACCACCATCGAGCACAACCCCGTCGGCGGCTGGACCGAGGAGGGCGGCCAGCCGGCCGGACAGGTCGGCAACCACCCGCTGACCTCCGCCGAACGGAAGACGGTCGAACCGGCGGCGGGCGGCACGCTGGAGGACGTCGCCGCCCCGGCCGGCTCCACCGTGCGGGAAGCGGTGGTCGATCCCGGCTTCGACGGCGTGGAGGTCTCCCACGAGGACGAGGAGTTCCCCCTCAAGCACGGCAGCGTGGTCATCGCGGCGATCACCAGTTGCACGAACACCTCCAACCCCTCGGTGATGGTCGGTGCCGGCCTGCTGGCCCGGAAGGCCCGGCAGCGCGGGCTGACCCGCAAGCCTTGGGTGAAGACCTCGCTGGCCCCCGGCAGCCGCGTGGTGACGGACTACCTCGACAAGAGCGGCCTGAGCGAAGACCTGGACTCGCTCGGCTTTCAGACGGTCGGCTACGGCTGCACGACCTGCATCGGCAACTCCGGCCCGCTGCCGGCGCCGATCAGCGAGGCGATCAATAAGCACGACCTCGTCGCCGCCGCGGTGCTGTCGGGCAACCGCAACTTCGAGGGCCGCATCAGCCCGGACGTGAAGGCGAACTACCTCGCCTCCCCGCCGCTGGTCGTCGCCTACGCCCTGGCCGGCACCACGGACATCGACCTCACCGCCGAACCGTTGGGCGAGGACAGCGACGGCAACCCGGTGTTCCTCTCCGACCTGTGGCCCGATCCGCAGGAAATCCGGGACACGATCGCCTCCAGCAGTTCCCCGGACGACTACCGCGACCAGTACGCCAAGGCCACGGAGGGGCCGGAGGAGTGGCGGAGCATCCAGAGCCCCGACGGTCAGATCTACGACTGGGACGAGGACAGCACCTACATCCAGGAGCCGCCCTTCTTCGTCGACATGCCGGAGACGCCTGCGGACACCTCCAGCATCAACGGCGCCCGCTGCCTGGTGAAGGTCGGCGACAGCGTGACGACCGACCACATCTCCCCCGCCGGCGCCATCAAACCGTCCAGCCCGGCCGGCAAGTATCTGCAGGAGCACGGCGTGGACGTGCGGGAGTTCAACTCCTACGGCTCCCGCCGCGGCAACGACCGGGTGATGACCCGCGGCACCTTCGCCAACATCCGGCTGCGGAACGAGATGGCGCCCGGCACCGAGGGCTCCGTCACCACCCACCTGCCCACGGGCGAGCAGACCAGCATCTACGAGGCCTCCCGCCGCTACATCGAGGCCAGCACCCCGCTGATCGTGCTGGCCGGCAAGGAGTACGGCACCGGTTCCTCCCGCGACTGGGCCGCCAAGGGCACGAACCTGCTGGGCGTGAAGGCGGTCATCGCCGAGAGTTACGAGCGGATCCACCGCAGCAACCTCGTCGGCATGGGCGTGTTGCCGCTGCAATACCGCGAGGGCGAATCCGCCGAGGCGCTGGGCCTGACCGGGCGGGAGTCGTTCGACATTCACCTCGAAGCCGAGCTGAAGCCCGGCCAGCCGGTCGAGGTGATCGCCCGCGGAGAGAACGGCGAGGAGACGATGTTCACCGTCGCCTGCCGCATCGACACCCCCGTCGAGGTCCAGTACCACCGTCACGGCGGCATCCTGCACTACGTCCTCCGGCAGCTGGCGAGCGCCTGA